In Tetrapisispora phaffii CBS 4417 chromosome 6, complete genome, a single genomic region encodes these proteins:
- the TPHA0F02010 gene encoding uncharacterized protein (similar to Saccharomyces cerevisiae YHR127W; ancestral locus Anc_2.127) — translation MAIRTRKAQPSGRSAKRTTSVPKKASTLKLSERITANTSKAKKSKNATTEKKDALGYLTMNGKLVNANDIGVKLRMAGKQPAASQDPKASPAKTKTKKATAVTTASKRQAVTNSQQTRIKKSLNAIASKNLPGNARRSKNIITTTSSGRRTRTINPKSIRQAITNNRTRVAEVIKKRVTKNTRNKDQYFKAGSNYNQLIINTDIDNSDKILIFYNLALGIKQDSLKQIIERLSGISIKKVRVKDLATGSSTAQVWLSNPNIPDLEKIRTQFDSALVDGRTIQVLLSSESTRTLVY, via the coding sequence ATGGCTATTAGAACAAGGAAAGCGCAACCCTCAGGTAGGTCTGCAAAAAGAACAACATCTGTTCCTAAGAAAGCATCTACTCTGAAATTAAGTGAAAGAATAACGGCCAATACTTCTAAGGCCAAGAAGTCAAAGAATGCTACTACTGAGAAAAAAGATGCTCTAGGTTATTTGACTATGAATGGTAAATTGGTCAATGCCAACGACATTGGTGTTAAACTAAGAATGGCAGGTAAGCAACCGGCTGCTTCTCAAGATCCAAAGGCTTCTCCAGCTAAAactaaaactaaaaaagCAACAGCTGTGACAACCGCTTCAAAAAGACAAGCTGTTACGAACTCTCAACAAACtagaataaaaaaatcacTTAACGCCATAGCTAGCAAGAATCTACCCGGGAATGCTAGAAGGtctaaaaatatcattacTACTACTTCTTCTggaagaagaacaagaacGATCAACCCAAAGAGCATTAGACAAGCTATTACCAATAATAGAACAAGAGTAGCGGAAGTTATAAAAAAGCGTGTTACTAAGAATACAAGAAATAAAGATCAGTATTTCAAGGCTGGGTCTAATTacaatcaattaattatcAACACTGATATCGATAACAGTGACAAGATCTTGATTTTTTACAACCTTGCACTTGGTATCAAACAAGATAGTCTGAAACAAATTATCGAAAGACTATCTGGTATCTCAATCAAGAAGGTTAGAGTGAAAGATTTAGCCACCGGTTCCTCTACTGCCCAAGTGTGGCTATCTAATCCAAATATTCCTGatttagaaaaaattagaacCCAATTCGATTCTGCTTTAGTCGATGGTAGAACTATCCaagttttattatcttcCGAGTCTACTCGTACTTTAGTATATTAA
- the INN1 gene encoding Inn1p (similar to Saccharomyces cerevisiae YNL152W; ancestral locus Anc_2.124) encodes MLNQSIDNDQGMLTVFISKAKDLPNLNKLDKQDVTLRLRIAHMTRESEIQRRAGQTPIFNYLEKFQMTPDVQRVMHIELYCERKKKAPLPIGRCEVDLVNGMRADPKEGYCSWYELKREKNEFAGTIFIELTYTPILPRIHKSQDGHNTRRADASIAARPIPPLPHETQYTRAFRQEDVQTPPYLISITIYFAINRSSSRSPERYMHASNLRHATPSAFKNSNGSYYSSKSESVEVDEFINTERSNGSTNNNSISNFTSSVDTSTSMRSQESAGTTSTNTTDTRFHFANLRKLKEKINVFKNPLPSSELQNESNESPVDIEALQKAIGITSVESDNSDDEYLHSTDHDSYGGSNNYQRPQGHTRVSTKGSNRFYSEKTNVPELPQVPTAGHASRSPTNNSYENFSSRSSSVLPTLPELNHERSPRHRTPSKIHSPEIPQLPNSPRSRQHSQSPSRRPPPPNF; translated from the coding sequence ATGCTGAATCAATCTATCGATAATGATCAGGGAATGTTGACAGTCTTTATTAGCAAGGCTAAAGATTTGCCaaatttaaacaaattaGACAAACAAGACGTAACCTTAAGGTTACGAATTGCCCATATGACAAGAGAAAGCGAAATCCAAAGAAGAGCAGGCCAAACGCCAATATTCAACTATTTGGAAAAGTTTCAGATGACTCCTGATGTGCAACGGGTCATGCATATTGAATTGTATTGtgaaagaaagaaaaaagcACCTCTCCCGATTGGAAGATGTGAGGTCGATTTAGTGAATGGTATGAGAGCAGATCCAAAGGAAGGCTATTGTAGCTGGTATGAATTAAAGCGTGAAAAAAATGAGTTTGCAGGCacaatttttattgaattaacGTATACACCAATTCTCCCACGTATTCACAAGAGCCAAGATGGTCATAACACAAGAAGAGCAGATGCATCAATAGCAGCTCGCCCGATCCCACCTTTACCACATGAAACCCAATACACGAGAGCTTTCCGCCAAGAAGATGTTCAGACCCCTCCATACCTCATCTCAATTACAATATACTTCGCAATAAATAGATCATCATCTAGATCACCTGAAAGATATATGCATGCTTCCAACCTCAGACATGCAACTCCTTCAGCGTTCAAAAATAGTAATGGTTCATATTACTCCAGTAAATCTGAGAGCGTAGAGGTTGATGAGTTCATTAATACCGAAAGATCAAATGGATCAACAAacaataattcaatttcgAACTTTACCTCTTCTGTAGATACGAGTACCTCGATGAGATCACAAGAATCTGCTGGTACTACGAGTACTAACACAACAGATACCAGATTCCATTTTGCTAATTTAAGGAAATTAAAAGAGAAGattaatgtttttaaaaatcCTTTGCCTAGTTCTGAATTACAAAATGAATCAAATGAATCTCCTGTCGATATTGAGGCTCTTCAAAAGGCCATTGGAATCACTTCTGTAGAGTCAGATAACTCCGATGATGAATATTTACACTCGACAGACCATGATAGTTATGGAGGTAGTAATAATTATCAACGGCCACAGGGTCATACAAGAGTTTCTACTAAGGGAAGCAATAGGTTTTACAGCGAGAAAACAAATGTGCCTGAACTTCCTCAAGTGCCAACTGCCGGCCATGCAAGCAGGAGCCCTACTAATAACTCATAcgaaaatttttcatcaagATCCTCTTCAGTCTTGCCAACTTTACCTGAATTGAATCATGAACGCTCACCAAGACATAGAACACCTTCAAAGATTCATTCTCCAGAAATCCCACAATTACCGAATAGCCCTAGGTCTAGGCAACACTCACAATCTCCATCGAGAAGACCACCTCCTCCAAATTTTTAG
- the YSF3 gene encoding U2 snRNP complex subunit YSF3 (similar to Saccharomyces cerevisiae YSF3 (YNL138W-A); ancestral locus Anc_2.126): MSEKIRQKQLFQVYKQKYVGLGNENTTIEEWQKNIQRDTYNSIVGHSGLLEYVSLGMKSECKRDMKINLIKKMCQQKHRTLDEE, from the exons ATG AGTGAAAAAATAAGGCAAAAACAGCTATTTCAAGTTTACAAACAGAAGTACGTCGGTCTTGGGAATGAAAATACAACTATAGAAGAATggcaaaaaaatatacagaGAGACACATACAATTCGATCGTTGGCCATTCAGGTTTACTGGAATATGTTAGTCTGGGGATGAAATCGGAATGTAAAAGAGATATGAAAATTAATCTAATCAAGAAGATGTGTCAGCAAAAACATAGAACTTTAGACGAGGAATAA
- the TPHA0F02020 gene encoding uncharacterized protein (similar to Saccharomyces cerevisiae YHR131C and YNL144C; ancestral locus Anc_2.113), with translation MTMLQNLRKNLNTSKKDKTQLCGKFEGINTTHGDHGHALNNKNGTTLYRDIYFDEIDLGSMRAMPNKFDSSGTVSGSTSIMNLSLTTSNGSNGTNNNIRTVGGNSNKEANYIFGEKLTKCITDDESDHQNYDLSKRKYFTDIPALENLEFYNHKEKGKRNHRANDNQNLFDNHHSFIQDITNDKQTELLRYLEPCKGVYPPSYDEVNANKLVRFPIYEHTLPCSASDMPPTYEATIDKLTIASVKFEWTSPFDKIKNPIWKNFIVELNSTQLNFYELDKTLTLDISNYTNNLPEHDENPNNNLTQGSSSISSASSTSSSSSKHGYFKFGNIFNTTPKSTYVFNKRDRDRIVDTVSKHKPRYLNYKNLFKSYSLQFGKLGLPVDYPHMLNGLRLRLEGEQCLLNFPTTDDVILWIMYLEVGISISLDLDLRQPPNYRIVPRRSRYENIHTDNLSGNLGINENASINSLMTTSLGDATNNYNGTNRTFRSNSVSTTSSVVSYGESVRSQNGRRFSNASISTETSNLLAPTISHNINLRNSSIGGLPINYANVPSNISNNTIHRDMLSLEKTVSNNKGRNCLLKDSANTGSCYNSLTGRTSEDHNNNKNHNIGGKLKALFKATDEHLPGEHNGNSKPSYPDNNLHVILTDYSNNETGLAQRTFNQNKIPPIRPHVRRYSNTIDPIHNDIHTVSEFGLMSPLHEMSTNSSHASRLRAEPLSISEDFYDINEINMLSRETTNNSDFTQGLYYTTTNPDNASLWRSRSHSIAGQEQHKASLSQSTIEHQRGFSDNNHLKCPTNAINPNNPNNYTNSSLVSHDTRHTELANFNNESSLSEQNSVYSASEFSDKFIRTRSHSISSTLSYLHNTEDYDDPSDMDKKWKPKGIYISRRKFIRDTLRCIKPLTDETRWVGKAVCRCTDKPRNQYKLQEIQYGEVKSNNLFQTESNVVSKQHNEENEYDNNYRIKNHFLKLLIVGKNNFKTNVSAVYKMNT, from the coding sequence ATGACAATGCTGCAGAATTTAAggaaaaatttaaatactTCTAAGAAGGATAAAACCCAGCTGTGTGGTAAGTTTGAAGGTATAAACACAACTCATGGTGACCATGGTCATgctttgaataataaaaatggtaCTACTCTCTATAGAGacatatattttgatgaGATAGACCTCGGGTCAATGAGAGCAATGCCAAATAAATTCGATTCTTCCGGTACTGTTTCTGGATCAACCtcaataatgaatttatctCTGACGACTTCGAATGGTAGTAACGGtacaaacaataatattagaaCTGTCGGCGGCAATAGCAATAAAGAAGCTAACTATATATTCGgagaaaaattaacaaaatgCATAACTGATGATGAGTCTGatcatcaaaattatgATCTTTCAAAACGGAAGTATTTCACAGATATCCCtgcattagaaaatttagaGTTCTATAATCATAAAGAAAAGGGTAAACGTAATCATAGAGCAAATGACAACCAGAATTTGTTTGATAACCATCACTCATTCATACAAGATATCACAAACGATAAACAAACTGAACTGCTAAGGTATTTAGAACCATGTAAGGGTGTATACCCACCTAGTTATGATGAGGTTAATGCAAACAAATTGGTAAGGTTCCCTATTTATGAACATACATTGCCTTGCAGCGCTTCGGATATGCCGCCCACGTATGAAGCGACAATAGATAAGTTAACAATTGCATCCGTTAAGTTTGAATGGACTTCTCCATTTGATAAGATTAAGAATCCAATATGGAAAAATTTTATAGTAGAGTTGAATTCAACccaattgaatttttacGAACTTGACAAGACCCTAACATtagatatttcaaattatacCAATAATCTTCCAGAACATGATGAAAATCCAAACAATAATTTAACGCAAGGATCAAGTTCAATATCGTCTGCCTCTTcaacatcatcatcttcttctaaaCACGGATATTTCAAGTTTGGAAACATATTTAACACAACGCCAAAGTCAACTTATGTCTTCAATAAACGTGATAGAGATAGAATAGTCGATACAGTTTCAAAACATAAGCCaagatatttaaattataaaaatttattcaaaagtTATTCGTTGCAGTTTGGTAAACTTGGCTTACCTGTCGATTACCCACATATGTTGAATGGTTTAAGGTTGAGGTTGGAAGGCGAACAATGTTTACTTAATTTCCCCACAACTGATGATGTGATTTTATGGATAATGTATCTTGAAGTGGGGATCAGCATATCTTTAGATCTGGATTTAAGACAACCACCAAACTACAGAATCGTACCGAGAAGGTCTAGGTATGAAAATATCCACACAGACAATTTAAGTGGGAATTTAggaataaatgaaaatgcCTCTATAAATAGTCTAATGACAACATCATTAGGTGACGCcacaaataattataatggAACCAATAGAACATTCAGATCAAACTCTGTGTCGACTACGTCATCAGTAGTCAGCTATGGTGAATCGGTAAGAAGCCAAAATGGAAGAAGATTCAGTAATGCATCCATCAGCACTGAAACTAGTAATTTACTAGCTCCCACAATTTCACATAATATAAACCTAAGAAATAGCAGTATAGGGGGGTTACCTATAAACTATGCAAATGTTCCTTCTAATATTAGTAACAACACGATCCATAGGGACATGCTATCATTGGAAAAAACTGTATCGAACAACAAAGGAAGAAACTGTTTATTAAAGGATTCTGCAAATACTGGTTCCTGCTACAATTCATTAACAGGGAGGACGTCTGAAGAtcacaacaacaataaaaacCATAACATAGGTGGAAAACTAAAAGCACTATTCAAAGCTACCGATGAGCATCTACCGGGCGAACATAATGGAAATTCGAAACCTTCATATCCagataataatttacaTGTTATACTTACCGATTATTCAAACAATGAAACTGGTTTAGCTCAAAGAACATTCAATCAAAACAAGATACCTCCAATTAGACCTCATGTTAGGAGGTATTCGAATACCATCGATCCTATTCACAATGATATTCATACAGTGTCTGAGTTTGGGTTAATGTCACCATTACATGAAATGTCGACAAATAGTTCTCATGCAAGTCGTTTACGTGCTGAACCATTATCAATTTCTGAAGATTTTTATGACATTAACGAAATAAATATGCTATCAAGAGAGACCACAAATAATTCAGATTTCACACAAGGGTTGTATTACACCACAACAAATCCAGATAATGCATCACTTTGGAGATCAAGGAGTCACTCTATTGCAGGCCAAGAACAACACAAGGCCTCTCTTTCTCAGAGTACTATAGAACACCAGAGGGGGTTTTCTGACAACAATCATCTGAAATGCCCAACAAATGCTATTAATCCCAATAATCCTAATAATTACACCAATAGTTCTTTGGTAAGTCATGATACCCGTCATACTGAACTAGCTAATTTCAACAATGAGAGCAGTCTTTCTGAACAGAATTCAGTTTATTCTGCTAGTGAATTTTCTGATAAGTTCATCAGAACTAGATCACACTCTATTAGCAGCACATTATCATATTTACATAACACAGAAGATTATGACGATCCTTCTGATATGGATAAGAAATGGAAACCAAAGGGAATATACAtttcaagaagaaaatttataaGAGATACATTAAGATGCATAAAGCCTTTAACTGACGAAACAAGATGGGTTGGAAAAGCAGTTTGTAGATGTACTGATAAGCCTAGAAACCAGTataaattacaagaaaTACAGTATGGTGAAGTTAAATCGAATAACCTTTTCCAAACTGAAAGTAATGTTGTTTCGAAACAACACAATGAAGAAAACGAATATGATAACAATTATCGAATCAAAAACCACTTTTTAAAGCTTTTGATTGTaggtaaaaataattttaaaacaaacGTATCAGCTGtttataaaatgaataCTTGA
- the TPHA0F01980 gene encoding uncharacterized protein (ancestral locus Anc_2.123) — protein sequence MIHQDGTLIIIIKNKLCHRELFNGGYYFVFKIGNKCVRFHTPDGTFKFFITKEEYNKTIDLFIFKRERIRKRSPGDNKPLTGVNMIRQMVSRDTIDFLKLRPTLKVATRIEWNSIEVDFINGEVALLLDIEFYPTLPLLPGKIREAHALSEGESSLKPPLPSRYKKPLVNYTHVPEHRRSSSKPLNYVRSAFSLSHSLNKKEQKRYQLHNAGSTIMLETKENYSISDMKSDAGYIHGDSTFKSNTTDVNPVLIANYIRKNVQPHKNPDKLSLYTTPREYLQSEYNRLLHNESIDFSHPFSIDNIRVTGYVGNGRWCDSALNDSSQYYYLMKYVTAFPSPRLPPKCPINMLLEEYYLIDKKIT from the coding sequence ATGATACATCAAGATGGaacattaataataattataaaaaataaactgTGTCATCGTGAACTTTTTAATGGTGGATACTActttgttttcaaaattggtAATAAATGTGTAAGGTTTCATACACCAGATGgaacttttaaattttttataacaaaagaagaatataataaaactatCGATctattcattttcaaaagagaaagaattagaaaaaggTCACCAGGAGATAATAAACCATTAACAGGCGTAAATATGATAAGACAAATGGTATCTAGAGACACAAtagattttttgaaattgagaCCAACATTGAAAGTCGCTACAAGAATTGAATGGAACTCTATTGAGGTAGATTTTATCAACGGAGAAGTCGCCTTGTTATTAGATATCGAGTTCTATCCGACCTTGCCACTTCTTCCAGGAAAGATACGGGAAGCTCATGCATTATCGGAAGGTGAATCAAGTTTAAAACCACCCTTACCATCAAGATATAAAAAACCACTAGTTAATTATACACATGTCCCAGAGCATCGACGGTCCAGCTCTAAACCTTTGAACTATGTCAGGAGCGCATTTTCTCTTTCACATTCTCTGAATAAAAAAGAGCAAAAAAGGTATCAGCTTCATAACGCAGGTTCTACTATTATGCTTGAAACCAAAGAAAACTATAGTATTAGTGACATGAAAAGTGACGCTGGTTATATTCATGGAGACTCCACTTTTAAATCGAATACCACTGACGTAAATCCAGTGTTAATAGCGAATTATATTAGGAAAAATGTACAACCACATAAAAACCCAGATAagttatcattatataCCACTCCAAGGGAATACTTACAAAGTGAATATAATAGACTTCTGCACAATGAAAGCATTGATTTCAGCCACCCATTTAGCATTGACAATATTCGAGTCACGGGATATGTGGGTAATGGTCGTTGGTGCGACAGCGCATTGAACGATTCTtcacaatattattatttgatgaaatatGTCACAGCTTTTCCCAGTCCGAGGTTACCGCCTAAATGTCCGATCAATATGCTCTTGGAAGagtattatttaattgacaaaaaaattacataA